The following are encoded together in the Vibrio splendidus genome:
- the fadB gene encoding fatty acid oxidation complex subunit alpha FadB has translation MIYQANTLQVKELQDGIAELNFCAPASVNKLDLATLESLDKALDALNAHAGLRGLILTSNKDAFIVGADITEFLGLFAKPEAELDEWLRFANSIFSKLEDLPVPTLSMMRGHALGGGCECVLATDFRIGDKTTSIGLPETKLGIMPGFGGCVRLPRVIGADSAMEIITQGKACRADEALKVGLLDAIVETDQLLESAINTVSLAANEKLDWQLRRKQKTSALSLSKLEAMMSFTMAKGLVAQKAGPHYPAPITSVIAIEEAARSDRDAALDIERKHFVKLAKSEEAKALVGLFLNDQYIKGLAKQAGKSANKATERAAVLGAGIMGGGIAYQSALKGVPVMMKDIAQASLDLGMNEASKLLNKRLSRGRLDGFKMAGILSSITPSLHYAGVEQSDVIVEAVVENPKVKAAVLSEVEGLVGEDTVLTSNTSTIPINLLAKSLKRPENFCGMHFFNPVHRMPLVEIIRGEHTSEETINRVVAYAAKMGKSPIVVNDCPGFFVNRVLFPYFGGFSMLLRDGADFTKIDKVMERKFGWPMGPAYLLDVVGLDTAHHAQAVMAQGFPERMGKEERDAIDALYVAEKYGQKNGSGFYTYSVDKRGRPKKTFSEDILPILADVCQQPQDFDDQTIIQRVMIPMINEVVLCLEEGIIATPQEADMALVYGLGFPPFRGGVFRYLDSVGIGNFVEMAKGYQDLGAMYQVPQLLLDMAAKGESFYDGQQASSL, from the coding sequence ATGATTTACCAAGCTAACACCCTACAGGTAAAGGAATTACAAGATGGTATTGCGGAATTAAACTTCTGTGCACCGGCATCTGTAAACAAACTCGACCTTGCAACTTTAGAATCACTAGATAAAGCGTTAGATGCTCTTAATGCTCACGCAGGATTACGTGGTTTAATCTTAACTTCAAACAAAGACGCGTTCATTGTGGGCGCAGACATCACTGAATTTCTTGGCCTATTTGCTAAGCCAGAAGCAGAACTTGATGAATGGTTAAGATTCGCTAATTCAATCTTCAGCAAGCTCGAAGACCTTCCTGTCCCAACTCTTTCAATGATGCGTGGCCATGCCCTTGGCGGCGGCTGTGAATGTGTACTCGCTACCGATTTCCGTATCGGTGACAAGACCACCAGCATAGGTCTACCAGAAACCAAACTTGGCATCATGCCTGGTTTTGGTGGTTGTGTGCGCCTACCTCGTGTTATCGGTGCTGACAGCGCGATGGAAATTATCACTCAAGGCAAAGCATGCCGTGCAGATGAAGCGCTTAAAGTTGGCTTGTTAGATGCGATTGTAGAAACAGACCAGCTGCTAGAGTCAGCGATCAACACTGTTTCTTTGGCAGCCAATGAGAAACTTGATTGGCAGCTACGCCGCAAACAAAAAACGTCAGCGCTTTCACTAAGCAAACTAGAAGCGATGATGAGCTTTACTATGGCTAAGGGCTTAGTGGCTCAAAAAGCAGGGCCTCACTACCCAGCTCCGATTACTTCTGTGATTGCAATTGAAGAAGCAGCGCGCAGCGATCGCGATGCGGCGTTAGACATCGAACGCAAACATTTCGTTAAGCTAGCAAAATCTGAAGAAGCGAAAGCCCTTGTCGGTTTATTCTTGAATGACCAATACATTAAAGGCTTAGCAAAACAAGCTGGTAAGTCTGCGAATAAAGCAACTGAACGCGCAGCAGTACTTGGCGCTGGCATCATGGGTGGCGGTATTGCTTACCAGTCAGCATTGAAAGGCGTGCCAGTGATGATGAAAGACATCGCACAAGCGTCTCTTGATCTTGGTATGAACGAAGCTTCTAAGCTGTTGAATAAACGCTTATCACGCGGTCGCCTAGATGGGTTCAAGATGGCAGGTATTCTGTCTTCTATTACTCCAAGTCTACATTATGCAGGTGTTGAGCAATCAGATGTGATTGTGGAAGCGGTTGTAGAAAACCCTAAAGTAAAAGCGGCAGTTTTGAGCGAAGTGGAAGGTTTGGTTGGTGAAGACACGGTTCTTACATCAAACACCTCAACGATTCCAATCAACCTGTTAGCGAAATCTTTGAAGCGCCCAGAAAACTTCTGTGGCATGCACTTCTTTAACCCAGTGCACCGCATGCCTTTGGTTGAGATCATCCGTGGTGAGCATACTTCAGAAGAAACTATTAATCGCGTGGTTGCTTACGCAGCGAAAATGGGCAAATCCCCTATCGTTGTTAATGACTGCCCTGGTTTCTTCGTAAACCGCGTACTTTTCCCTTACTTTGGCGGTTTCAGCATGTTGCTACGCGACGGTGCTGACTTCACTAAGATCGATAAAGTCATGGAGCGCAAGTTCGGTTGGCCAATGGGCCCTGCGTACCTATTAGACGTTGTGGGCCTAGATACAGCACACCACGCACAAGCTGTGATGGCGCAAGGTTTCCCTGAGCGTATGGGTAAAGAAGAACGTGATGCGATTGACGCGCTTTATGTCGCTGAAAAATACGGCCAGAAGAACGGCAGCGGTTTCTACACATACAGCGTAGACAAGCGCGGTCGCCCTAAGAAGACCTTCTCTGAAGACATTCTTCCTATTCTGGCTGACGTATGCCAACAGCCACAAGACTTTGATGACCAGACCATTATCCAACGTGTGATGATTCCTATGATCAACGAAGTGGTGCTTTGTCTAGAAGAAGGCATTATCGCGACACCGCAAGAAGCGGATATGGCACTGGTTTACGGTTTAGGCTTCCCTCCATTCAGAGGCGGCGTATTCCGCTACTTAGACAGTGTGGGCATTGGTAACTTCGTTGAAATGGCGAAAGGCTACCAAGACTTAGGTGCAATGTACCAAGTTCCTCAACTATTGCTTGATATGGCAGCGAAAGGCGAAAGCTTTTACGACGGCCAACAAGCCAGTTCTCTGTAA
- a CDS encoding YigZ family protein, protein MNEQPYLIPSASALFEEEIKKSVFITHLAHTPSVEAAKQFVEQVKKEHSSARHNCWGFAAGRPEDSMKWGFSDDGEPSGTAGKPILAQLSGSGVGELTAVVTRYSGGIKLGTGGLVKAYGGGVQQALKLLQTIEKKITTKLRLELDYGFVPIAQSIMAQHQAVEVQADYGVQVELIIEIELLQVDSFTQTMINKSGAKALVTKVKDN, encoded by the coding sequence ATGAATGAACAGCCCTATTTAATACCGTCAGCGTCGGCTTTATTTGAAGAAGAGATAAAAAAGAGCGTTTTTATTACTCATCTTGCTCATACTCCAAGTGTAGAAGCTGCTAAGCAGTTCGTTGAACAGGTAAAAAAAGAGCATTCTTCAGCGCGACATAACTGTTGGGGCTTTGCTGCAGGGCGACCTGAAGATTCGATGAAGTGGGGCTTTAGTGATGATGGCGAACCCTCGGGTACTGCTGGAAAGCCTATCTTGGCGCAACTGTCTGGTTCAGGTGTTGGCGAGTTAACGGCTGTAGTCACTCGCTATTCAGGCGGAATCAAGCTCGGTACTGGTGGTTTAGTTAAGGCTTATGGTGGTGGAGTACAACAAGCTCTCAAGCTGCTTCAAACTATCGAGAAAAAAATAACCACAAAATTACGGCTAGAGTTAGACTATGGCTTTGTGCCGATTGCACAATCCATCATGGCTCAGCATCAGGCTGTTGAAGTCCAAGCGGATTATGGTGTTCAAGTTGAGCTTATTATTGAAATAGAGCTCCTTCAGGTAGATTCGTTTACCCAAACCATGATCAATAAAAGCGGTGCTAAGGCACTGGTAACGAAAGTCAAAGACAACTAG
- a CDS encoding TrkH family potassium uptake protein, translating to MQFRSIIRIVGLLLALFSVSMLAPALVALIYRDGAGVPFVTTFFVLLFCGATCWFPNRRYKHELKARDGFLIVVLFWTVIGSAGALPFLIADNPNVSVTDAFFESFSALTTTGATVIVGLDDLPKAILFYRQFLQWFGGMGIIVLAVAILPVLGIGGMQLYRAEIPGPVKDSKMTPRIAETAKALWYIYLSLTIACAVAFWLAGMSFFDAISHSFSTIAIGGFSTHDASMGYFNSPAINMITVVFLLISACNYSLHFAAFASGGVHPKYYWKDPEFRAFIFIQAVLFLVCFLLLLNHHSYDSYYDAFDQALFQTVSISTTAGFTTTGFSEWPLFLPVLLLFSSFIGGCAGSTGGGMKVIRILLLTLQGAREMKRLVHPRAVYTIKVGGSALPQRVVDAVWGFFSAYALVFVVCMLALIATGMDELSAFSAVAATLNNLGPGLGEVAMHFGDVNDKAKWVLIVSMLFGRLEIFTLLILLTPTFWRS from the coding sequence ATGCAATTTCGCTCAATTATTCGAATCGTCGGATTATTATTAGCACTTTTTAGTGTATCAATGCTCGCACCTGCGCTCGTCGCTCTGATCTATCGAGATGGTGCGGGTGTGCCATTTGTGACGACCTTTTTTGTTCTCTTATTCTGTGGAGCAACCTGCTGGTTTCCAAACCGACGTTATAAGCATGAATTGAAAGCGCGTGATGGCTTCTTGATTGTTGTTTTATTCTGGACGGTAATCGGTAGTGCTGGTGCGCTGCCGTTTTTGATCGCCGATAACCCCAATGTGTCGGTAACCGATGCTTTCTTCGAATCCTTCTCTGCATTAACAACCACGGGCGCGACCGTTATTGTCGGCCTCGATGATCTGCCTAAGGCGATTCTGTTTTACCGCCAATTCCTGCAATGGTTTGGTGGTATGGGCATCATCGTATTAGCGGTAGCCATCCTTCCGGTTCTCGGCATCGGTGGTATGCAGTTATATCGTGCAGAAATCCCGGGCCCTGTAAAAGATAGTAAGATGACTCCGCGTATTGCTGAAACGGCAAAAGCGCTTTGGTACATCTATCTGAGTCTAACGATTGCTTGTGCGGTGGCGTTTTGGCTTGCAGGCATGAGCTTCTTTGATGCTATCAGTCATAGTTTCTCTACTATTGCGATTGGTGGCTTCTCGACTCACGATGCGAGTATGGGCTATTTCAACAGTCCGGCTATCAACATGATTACGGTCGTGTTCCTTCTTATCTCTGCGTGTAACTATTCGCTTCACTTTGCTGCATTTGCTTCTGGTGGTGTGCATCCTAAGTATTATTGGAAAGATCCTGAATTCCGCGCCTTTATCTTTATTCAAGCAGTCTTGTTCTTAGTTTGTTTCTTATTACTGCTTAATCACCACTCTTATGACTCGTATTACGATGCTTTTGATCAAGCGTTGTTCCAAACGGTGTCTATATCTACGACAGCAGGCTTCACCACCACAGGTTTCTCTGAGTGGCCGTTATTCTTACCTGTGCTGCTTCTGTTCTCTTCTTTTATAGGGGGCTGTGCAGGTTCAACGGGCGGTGGTATGAAAGTCATTCGAATCTTATTGCTTACTCTACAAGGTGCTCGTGAAATGAAGCGTCTTGTTCACCCGCGTGCTGTCTATACCATCAAGGTTGGCGGTTCTGCGTTACCACAACGTGTTGTTGATGCGGTTTGGGGCTTCTTCTCTGCATACGCATTGGTTTTTGTGGTTTGTATGTTGGCTCTTATTGCTACTGGGATGGATGAGCTGAGTGCTTTCTCTGCCGTAGCGGCAACGTTGAATAACCTTGGCCCGGGCTTAGGTGAAGTGGCAATGCACTTTGGCGATGTGAATGATAAGGCCAAATGGGTGTTGATCGTATCTATGTTGTTTGGTCGTTTAGAGATATTCACCTTATTAATTTTATTGACCCCTACGTTTTGGCGTAGCTAA
- the hemG gene encoding menaquinone-dependent protoporphyrinogen IX dehydrogenase — protein MAKALFLYSSREGQTKKILNYIKEEMNEFECELQDLHTISNVDFAQYDRVLIGASIRYGHLNKKLYKFIDANLAQLQSNKVAFFCVNLTARKEDQGKDTPEGSAYIKKFLLKSPWQPTLIGVFAGALYYPRYNWFDKTMIRFIMNMTGGETDTTKEVEYTNWEKVSLFSKKLQEM, from the coding sequence GTGGCAAAAGCTCTATTTTTGTATTCAAGCCGTGAAGGGCAAACCAAGAAGATCTTGAACTATATAAAAGAAGAAATGAATGAGTTCGAATGTGAGCTTCAAGATCTGCACACTATTAGTAATGTCGACTTTGCTCAATACGACAGAGTGCTGATTGGTGCATCTATTCGTTACGGCCACCTTAATAAGAAGCTATATAAGTTCATTGATGCCAACCTTGCTCAGTTGCAATCAAATAAGGTTGCCTTCTTCTGCGTTAACTTAACGGCTCGTAAAGAAGACCAAGGTAAAGACACCCCTGAAGGTAGTGCCTATATTAAGAAGTTTCTTCTTAAGTCACCATGGCAGCCGACTCTAATCGGTGTATTCGCGGGTGCTCTCTATTACCCTCGTTATAACTGGTTCGATAAAACCATGATTCGCTTCATTATGAATATGACAGGCGGAGAAACGGACACAACCAAGGAAGTTGAGTATACGAACTGGGAAAAAGTCTCTTTATTCTCTAAGAAATTGCAAGAGATGTAA
- the ilvY gene encoding HTH-type transcriptional activator IlvY — translation MNIKSLQLFIHLCDSKSFSKTAAAMHVSPSALSRQVQKLEEETGQELLIRDNRSVDLTPAGKHLLPVALSIVGEWQQYNLHLKGGEQELKGEIRIFCSVTASYSHLPELITEFRAIHPYIEFKLSTGDPAQSIDKILNDEADIAISAKPDILPSRLEFETISDIPLSVIIPSGVSSFSQQLQSDKPNWNEVPFIIPEAGTARERANAWFKKMKIKPNIYAQVSGHEAIVSMVALGCGVGIAPDVVINNSPVRDKVDRLKIEPIKPFELGVCCKRSQLENPLIRAFWQVAEGKYLKD, via the coding sequence ATGAACATAAAATCTCTACAATTATTTATACATTTATGTGATAGCAAGAGTTTCAGCAAAACCGCTGCTGCTATGCACGTCAGTCCTTCAGCACTTAGTCGTCAGGTACAAAAGCTTGAAGAAGAAACGGGGCAAGAATTGCTTATTAGAGATAACCGCAGTGTTGATCTCACTCCAGCAGGAAAGCACCTATTGCCAGTAGCATTAAGCATCGTTGGAGAGTGGCAGCAATACAATCTTCACCTGAAAGGTGGTGAGCAAGAACTTAAAGGTGAAATTCGCATATTTTGCTCGGTAACGGCTAGTTACAGCCACCTACCTGAGCTCATAACCGAATTCAGAGCTATTCATCCGTACATTGAATTTAAGCTCTCTACAGGCGATCCGGCTCAATCCATCGACAAGATTTTAAATGATGAAGCAGATATTGCTATCTCAGCGAAGCCAGACATTCTTCCCTCAAGATTAGAGTTCGAAACCATCAGCGATATACCACTGTCAGTCATCATCCCATCCGGTGTGAGTAGTTTTAGCCAGCAGCTGCAATCAGATAAACCAAACTGGAATGAAGTGCCTTTTATTATTCCAGAAGCAGGTACTGCACGAGAGCGTGCGAACGCGTGGTTCAAAAAGATGAAGATAAAGCCCAACATTTACGCTCAGGTATCAGGTCATGAAGCGATCGTAAGTATGGTTGCTCTTGGTTGTGGGGTTGGTATCGCGCCAGACGTTGTAATCAACAACAGCCCTGTGAGAGATAAAGTCGACCGCTTAAAAATAGAGCCAATCAAGCCGTTTGAATTGGGAGTGTGCTGTAAGCGATCGCAGTTAGAAAATCCGTTAATTAGAGCATTTTGGCAGGTAGCTGAAGGTAAATACCTTAAAGACTAG
- the ilvC gene encoding ketol-acid reductoisomerase, producing the protein MANYFNTLNLREQLDQLGRCRFMDREEFTTEAEYLEGKKIVIVGCGAQGLNQGLNMRDSGLDVSYALRQAAIDEKRQSFKNADENGFVVGSYETLIPQADLVINLTPDKQHTNVVETVMPLMKQGAALGYSHGFNVVEEGMQLRADLTVVMVAPKCPGSEVREEYKRGFGVPTLIAVHPENDPKGEGWDIAKAWAAGTGGHRAGCLESSFVAEVKSDLMGEQTILCGMLQAGSIVSYEKMIADGIEPGYAGKLLQYGWETITEALKFGGVTHMMDRLSNPAKVKAFELSEELKDLMRPLYNKHMDDIISGHFSSTMMADWANDDVNLLGWREETGATAFENYPTSDVEISEQEYFDNGILMVAMVRAGVELAFEAMTASGIIDESAYYESLHELPLIANTVARKRLYEMNVVISDTAEYGNYLFANVATPLLREKFMPSVATDVIGRGLGETSNQVDNAKLIEVNEAIRNHPVEYIGEELRSYMSDMKRIAVGG; encoded by the coding sequence ATGGCTAACTATTTCAATACATTAAACCTTCGTGAACAACTAGACCAATTAGGTCGTTGCCGTTTCATGGATCGTGAAGAATTCACGACAGAAGCTGAATATCTTGAAGGTAAGAAAATCGTAATTGTTGGTTGTGGTGCTCAAGGCCTAAACCAAGGTCTGAACATGCGTGATTCTGGCTTAGACGTATCTTACGCTCTACGCCAAGCGGCAATTGATGAAAAGCGTCAATCATTCAAAAACGCTGATGAAAACGGCTTTGTTGTGGGTAGCTACGAAACGCTAATCCCTCAAGCAGATCTAGTTATCAACCTTACTCCAGACAAGCAACATACAAACGTTGTTGAAACAGTAATGCCTCTAATGAAGCAAGGCGCTGCTCTTGGTTACTCTCACGGCTTTAACGTTGTTGAAGAAGGCATGCAATTACGTGCTGACCTTACTGTAGTAATGGTTGCACCTAAGTGTCCAGGTTCTGAAGTTCGCGAAGAGTACAAGCGTGGCTTCGGTGTTCCAACTCTGATCGCTGTTCACCCAGAAAATGACCCTAAAGGCGAAGGCTGGGATATCGCTAAAGCTTGGGCTGCAGGTACTGGTGGTCACCGTGCAGGTTGCCTAGAGTCTTCTTTCGTAGCTGAAGTTAAATCTGACCTTATGGGTGAGCAAACTATCCTATGTGGCATGCTACAAGCGGGTTCTATCGTATCTTACGAGAAGATGATTGCTGATGGCATTGAACCAGGCTATGCAGGCAAGCTTCTACAATACGGTTGGGAAACGATTACTGAAGCACTTAAGTTCGGTGGCGTAACTCACATGATGGATCGTCTATCTAACCCAGCTAAAGTTAAAGCGTTTGAGCTTTCTGAAGAGCTTAAAGACCTAATGCGTCCACTTTACAATAAGCACATGGATGACATCATCTCTGGTCACTTCTCTAGCACTATGATGGCTGACTGGGCGAACGATGACGTGAACCTACTAGGCTGGCGTGAAGAGACAGGTGCAACTGCATTTGAAAACTACCCAACTTCTGACGTAGAAATCTCAGAGCAAGAGTACTTCGATAACGGTATCTTAATGGTTGCTATGGTTCGTGCCGGTGTTGAGCTAGCATTCGAAGCTATGACTGCATCTGGTATCATCGATGAGTCTGCTTACTACGAATCTCTACATGAGCTTCCACTAATCGCAAACACAGTTGCTCGTAAGCGTCTTTACGAAATGAACGTTGTAATCTCAGATACTGCTGAGTACGGTAACTACCTATTCGCTAACGTAGCAACACCGTTACTACGTGAGAAGTTCATGCCTTCAGTAGCAACTGACGTAATCGGCCGCGGTCTAGGTGAAACATCTAACCAAGTTGATAACGCTAAGCTAATTGAAGTAAACGAAGCTATCCGTAACCACCCTGTAGAGTACATTGGTGAAGAGCTACGTAGCTACATGAGCGACATGAAGCGCATCGCTGTAGGCGGTTAA
- the ubiK gene encoding ubiquinone biosynthesis accessory factor UbiK, protein MFDPKKLEQIAKQIHDSMPQPVKELGSDVDQKVRQVIQGQLNKLDVVSREEFDVQTQVLLRTRQKLTEMEQKLTDLEAKIADK, encoded by the coding sequence ATGTTTGATCCAAAAAAACTAGAGCAGATTGCTAAGCAGATCCACGATTCTATGCCTCAACCAGTAAAAGAGCTTGGTTCAGACGTAGATCAAAAAGTTCGTCAGGTTATCCAAGGCCAACTGAACAAGCTAGACGTTGTAAGCCGTGAAGAATTTGATGTTCAAACACAAGTACTACTGCGCACTCGCCAAAAGCTGACTGAAATGGAACAAAAGCTAACGGACTTAGAAGCAAAGATTGCCGACAAGTAA
- a CDS encoding multidrug efflux RND transporter permease subunit, with the protein MRFTDVFIKRPVLAVSISFLIALLGLQAIFKMQVREYPEMTNTVVTVTTSYYGASADLIQGFITQPLEQAVAQADNIDYMTSSSVLGSSTITVNMKLNTDPNAALSDILAKTNSVRSQLPKEAEDPTVTMSTGSTTAVLYIGFTSDELVSSQITDYLERVINPQLFTVNGVSKVDLYGGMKYALRVWLDPSKMAAVNLTATDVMSVLDANNYQSATGQATGEFVLYNGSADTQVSNTEELENLVVKSGEGEIIRLSDIAKVSLEKSHDIYRASANGKEAVVAAINAAPSANPINIAADVLELLPQLEKNLPSNISMNIMYDSTIAINESIQEVIKTILEAALIVLVVITLFLGSFRAVLIPIVTIPLSLIGVAMVMQAMGFSWNLMTLLAMVLAIGLVVDDAIVVLENVDRHIKLGESPFRAAIIGTREIAVPVIAMTLTLGAVYAPIAMMGGITGSLFKEFALTLAGAVFVSGIVALTLSPMMCSKMLKAHAEPSKFEQKVHSVLDGMTNRYERMLGAVMQHRPVFIGFAIIVFASLPLLFKFIPSELAPSEDKGVIMLMGTAPSNANLDYMQNTMNDVNSLLSDQPEVAYAQVFTGVPNANQAFGIASMVPWSEREASQSEVANRVGNLVKDVPGMAVTAFQMPELPGAGSGLPVQFVITTPNSFESLFQITTEILAEVSTNPLFVYSDLDLNYDSATMKIHIDKDKAGAYGVTMQDIGITLGTMMSDGYVNRIDLNGRSYEVIPQVERKFRLNPESMNNYYVRGADGKAIPLGSLITIDVVAEPRSLPHFNQLNSATIGAVPAPGAAMGDAIAWFEDTAANKLPSGYNHDYMGEARQYVTEGSALYATFGLALAIIFLVLAIQFESLKDPLVIMVSVPLAICGALIALAWGAATMNIYSQVGLITLVGLITKHGILICEVAKEEQLHNHKTRIEAVMEAAKVRLRPILMTTAAMIAGLIPLMYASGAGAAQRFSIGIVIVAGLAIGTIFTLFVLPVIYSYLAEKHKPLPVFVEDKDLEKLARVDEAKAAHRELADNK; encoded by the coding sequence ATGCGCTTTACTGATGTTTTTATTAAACGTCCAGTTCTAGCGGTATCCATCAGCTTTTTGATTGCTCTGCTTGGCTTACAAGCAATCTTCAAAATGCAGGTGCGTGAATACCCTGAAATGACGAATACCGTCGTAACCGTAACCACGAGTTACTACGGTGCAAGTGCCGATCTTATCCAAGGCTTTATCACCCAGCCCCTCGAACAAGCTGTGGCTCAAGCGGATAATATCGACTATATGACTTCTTCTTCTGTACTTGGTAGTTCTACGATTACCGTAAACATGAAGTTGAACACCGACCCGAATGCGGCGTTGTCAGACATACTGGCCAAGACAAACTCGGTACGGTCTCAGCTCCCTAAAGAAGCCGAAGATCCAACCGTAACTATGTCTACCGGTTCAACGACCGCGGTACTTTATATTGGTTTTACCAGTGATGAGCTCGTATCAAGCCAAATTACCGATTATCTAGAGCGTGTAATCAACCCGCAGCTATTTACGGTAAATGGTGTATCTAAAGTCGACCTATATGGTGGTATGAAATACGCACTGCGCGTATGGCTAGATCCGTCAAAAATGGCAGCTGTTAACCTCACCGCTACTGATGTTATGTCGGTATTGGATGCCAACAACTACCAATCAGCGACAGGTCAAGCTACTGGCGAATTCGTTCTTTATAACGGCAGTGCCGATACGCAAGTATCAAACACTGAAGAGCTAGAGAACTTAGTCGTTAAAAGTGGTGAGGGTGAAATTATTCGCCTGTCTGACATCGCTAAGGTTTCTTTAGAAAAAAGCCACGATATTTACCGAGCGAGTGCAAACGGTAAGGAAGCGGTTGTTGCAGCAATTAACGCGGCACCAAGTGCGAACCCTATCAACATTGCCGCTGATGTCCTTGAGCTTCTACCTCAATTAGAGAAGAACCTTCCAAGTAACATCTCGATGAATATCATGTATGACTCGACTATTGCGATTAATGAATCCATTCAAGAGGTTATTAAAACCATTCTTGAAGCGGCATTAATTGTACTCGTCGTAATTACTTTGTTCTTAGGTTCATTCCGTGCGGTTCTTATCCCGATCGTTACTATCCCACTGTCTCTAATTGGTGTGGCTATGGTAATGCAGGCGATGGGCTTCTCTTGGAACCTAATGACGCTACTGGCAATGGTACTGGCTATCGGCTTAGTAGTTGATGATGCCATCGTTGTATTGGAAAACGTCGACCGGCATATAAAATTAGGGGAGTCTCCTTTCCGAGCTGCCATCATCGGTACTCGTGAAATTGCAGTACCCGTTATCGCAATGACATTAACGCTAGGTGCAGTATATGCTCCTATCGCAATGATGGGTGGTATCACAGGCTCGTTGTTTAAAGAGTTTGCACTAACCCTTGCTGGTGCTGTTTTTGTATCGGGTATTGTGGCGTTAACGTTATCGCCAATGATGTGTTCAAAAATGCTCAAAGCTCACGCCGAGCCAAGCAAGTTTGAGCAGAAAGTACATAGCGTACTAGACGGCATGACCAATCGCTACGAGCGTATGCTTGGCGCGGTAATGCAGCATCGCCCAGTCTTCATTGGCTTCGCTATCATCGTATTTGCAAGTTTGCCACTGTTATTCAAGTTCATCCCTAGTGAGTTAGCACCTTCAGAAGATAAAGGTGTAATAATGCTTATGGGTACAGCACCTTCGAATGCGAACTTGGACTACATGCAAAACACCATGAATGACGTAAACAGCCTTCTGTCTGATCAGCCAGAAGTAGCGTATGCGCAGGTGTTTACAGGTGTTCCTAATGCAAACCAAGCTTTTGGTATCGCATCAATGGTTCCATGGAGTGAGCGTGAAGCAAGCCAGTCTGAAGTAGCAAACCGTGTTGGTAACTTGGTGAAAGATGTTCCTGGTATGGCCGTAACAGCCTTCCAAATGCCAGAACTTCCAGGTGCAGGTTCAGGCCTTCCTGTTCAGTTTGTTATTACAACACCGAACAGCTTCGAGAGCCTATTCCAAATTACGACAGAGATCTTAGCCGAAGTATCGACAAACCCGCTGTTCGTTTATTCAGATCTTGATTTGAATTACGACTCAGCAACCATGAAGATCCATATCGACAAAGACAAAGCGGGGGCTTACGGCGTGACGATGCAAGATATCGGTATCACTCTAGGTACTATGATGTCTGATGGTTACGTAAACCGTATCGACTTGAATGGTCGTTCTTACGAGGTTATCCCTCAAGTTGAACGTAAGTTCCGTCTAAACCCTGAATCGATGAACAACTACTATGTTCGTGGCGCAGATGGTAAAGCAATTCCTCTAGGCAGTTTAATCACGATTGATGTTGTGGCTGAGCCTCGCTCTCTTCCTCACTTCAACCAATTGAACTCGGCTACGATTGGTGCGGTACCGGCTCCAGGCGCTGCAATGGGTGATGCAATTGCGTGGTTTGAAGACACAGCTGCCAATAAGCTTCCAAGTGGCTATAACCATGACTACATGGGTGAAGCACGCCAATACGTAACAGAAGGTAGCGCACTTTACGCGACCTTTGGTTTAGCGTTGGCTATCATCTTCTTGGTATTGGCGATTCAGTTTGAATCTCTAAAAGATCCACTGGTTATCATGGTATCTGTACCACTGGCGATTTGTGGTGCCCTAATAGCTCTGGCTTGGGGTGCGGCAACGATGAACATCTACTCGCAAGTTGGTTTGATCACCTTGGTCGGCCTGATTACCAAGCACGGTATCTTGATCTGTGAGGTAGCGAAAGAAGAACAGCTACACAATCACAAGACTCGTATTGAAGCGGTAATGGAAGCGGCGAAGGTTCGTCTTCGTCCAATCCTGATGACAACGGCTGCGATGATCGCGGGTCTAATCCCACTGATGTACGCAAGTGGTGCGGGTGCGGCTCAGCGTTTCAGTATTGGTATCGTAATCGTTGCAGGTCTAGCGATTGGTACTATCTTCACTCTGTTTGTACTGCCAGTGATTTACAGCTACTTGGCTGAAAAACACAAACCTCTACCTGTATTTGTTGAAGACAAAGACCTAGAAAAGCTAGCTCGCGTCGATGAAGCAAAAGCGGCGCACAGAGAATTAGCTGATAATAAGTAA